A single genomic interval of uncultured Sphaerochaeta sp. harbors:
- a CDS encoding ABC transporter ATP-binding protein → MLICDQLTKRYGNQPRNAVDTLNLSIAPGQIFGFLGPNGAGKSTTIKMLTGLLKPDSGSISFMGYSLHSDPLSYKRLIGYVPDEPLFYERMSGYEHLSFIADLYGVGSAERKQRIDELGERLLLSHALKDEISSYSHGMKQKLSIISALLPSPKLLILDEPMVGLDPKAAFILKTLLGEFAESGNTVFFSTHVLEVAQQLCSSLGIIKEGRLLYNGTFKDLQSREMELDASLEALFLELTESGE, encoded by the coding sequence ATGCTGATATGTGATCAACTAACCAAGCGATATGGTAATCAACCAAGGAATGCAGTCGATACACTGAATCTCTCCATTGCACCTGGACAGATATTCGGGTTCCTTGGTCCCAACGGGGCTGGGAAAAGCACCACCATCAAGATGCTTACTGGTTTGCTCAAACCAGACTCCGGATCCATCAGTTTTATGGGATACTCCCTTCATTCTGATCCTCTCAGCTACAAGCGATTGATCGGATATGTACCTGATGAACCGCTTTTTTATGAGAGAATGAGTGGGTATGAGCATCTCTCCTTCATTGCAGATCTCTATGGGGTTGGCAGTGCAGAACGTAAGCAACGGATTGATGAGCTTGGGGAGCGTTTGTTGCTCTCGCATGCTTTGAAGGATGAAATCTCTTCCTATAGCCATGGGATGAAACAGAAGCTTTCTATCATATCAGCCCTGTTGCCTTCACCTAAGTTGCTTATCTTGGATGAACCCATGGTTGGATTGGATCCAAAAGCAGCCTTCATCCTTAAAACGCTCCTGGGTGAGTTTGCTGAATCAGGGAATACGGTATTCTTTTCCACCCATGTATTGGAAGTTGCCCAGCAACTTTGTAGTAGCCTAGGGATCATCAAGGAGGGAAGGTTGTTGTACAACGGAACCTTCAAGGATCTGCAATCACGTGAGATGGAGCTTGATGCATCATTGGAAGCACTGTTCCTAGAATTGACCGAGAGCGGAGAGTAG
- a CDS encoding HAD family hydrolase, which translates to MREKSLTIFDFDGTLYPINTYDSEQLLILSAAKERGALFKKRGKHFIKQDQKGVFDDTSFHQRYEKLVKRATSAMIHEVADILLSSIGKREKDALLRLSHISDLGILTCGTENIARAFLQKLGVEDSFSFIRGKRLVRNEEGDFHLLVDIAGPGDKALAVDSLRADYKTIIAIGDGPTDIPMLEAADHGMIVAWNRQNRQYPYDTFPSLESAVLHSIDYLESNIRA; encoded by the coding sequence ATGAGAGAGAAAAGCCTAACCATCTTTGACTTTGACGGTACACTCTACCCGATCAACACCTATGACAGCGAACAACTGCTGATTCTTTCTGCGGCGAAGGAGAGAGGGGCCCTGTTCAAGAAACGGGGTAAGCACTTCATCAAACAAGACCAGAAGGGAGTGTTTGACGATACATCTTTCCACCAACGCTATGAAAAGCTGGTTAAGCGAGCAACCTCAGCCATGATCCATGAAGTAGCAGACATCCTTCTCTCTTCCATTGGCAAGAGGGAAAAAGATGCTCTTCTCAGACTTTCCCACATCAGTGACCTGGGTATTCTTACCTGCGGTACGGAAAATATTGCAAGGGCCTTTCTCCAGAAGCTCGGAGTTGAAGACTCGTTCTCGTTCATCCGTGGGAAAAGACTCGTCAGAAACGAAGAAGGCGACTTCCACTTGTTGGTCGATATTGCAGGCCCGGGCGACAAAGCTCTGGCAGTAGACTCACTCAGAGCAGACTATAAGACCATTATCGCCATCGGTGATGGCCCCACCGATATACCCATGCTTGAGGCAGCAGACCATGGGATGATTGTTGCCTGGAACAGACAGAACCGGCAGTACCCCTATGACACCTTCCCTTCCCTGGAGTCTGCAGTATTGCACTCCATCGATTACTTGGAAAGCAATATACGGGCCTGA
- the hflC gene encoding protease modulator HflC produces MSTNTNKKLVTTLVVLVVFIAIFILLGPFYILSEGQQSVITRFGKIVDTAQTAGLKFKMPLVDNVVIYPKKILSWDGAAQRIPTKENQFIWVDTTARWRIADPAKYYETVNTLNNGIFRLNDVLDSSIRTIISENYLNEAVRNSNEINVIEVEEQVQNVESVEDAERLRNLTATVAKQETISIGRDGLSNMMFDQAKQFTDEFGIELIDIVIRQIRYSDDLTESVYQRMIKERNQIAEAYRSYGRGQLAQWQGKTEGEEKQILSEAYAESEKIKGIADAEAAKVYAESYEVDPEFFELWRTLESYRKTVPGLDKILSTDMQYFDMIYGRDAQE; encoded by the coding sequence ATGAGTACAAACACCAATAAGAAACTAGTTACCACCCTGGTAGTCCTCGTTGTCTTCATTGCCATCTTCATCTTGCTTGGACCTTTCTACATCCTCTCAGAAGGCCAACAGTCGGTAATCACCCGATTCGGCAAGATTGTCGATACAGCACAGACAGCTGGACTTAAGTTCAAGATGCCGCTGGTAGACAACGTAGTAATTTATCCCAAGAAAATACTCTCATGGGATGGGGCTGCGCAGAGGATCCCAACCAAGGAAAACCAGTTCATCTGGGTTGATACCACAGCCAGATGGAGAATTGCAGATCCAGCCAAGTACTATGAGACAGTTAATACCCTCAACAATGGTATCTTCAGGCTGAACGATGTCCTTGATTCTTCCATTCGAACCATCATCAGTGAGAACTATCTTAATGAGGCGGTAAGGAACAGCAATGAGATCAATGTCATCGAGGTTGAAGAGCAGGTACAAAATGTAGAGAGTGTCGAAGATGCCGAGAGACTGCGGAACCTTACGGCAACCGTTGCCAAGCAGGAGACAATCAGTATCGGTCGTGATGGCTTGAGCAATATGATGTTTGATCAGGCAAAACAGTTTACCGATGAATTCGGCATTGAACTGATTGACATCGTCATCCGCCAGATTCGCTACAGTGACGATCTCACTGAGAGCGTATATCAGAGGATGATCAAGGAACGTAATCAGATTGCTGAGGCATACCGCTCCTATGGTCGTGGACAACTCGCACAGTGGCAAGGAAAGACTGAGGGAGAAGAGAAACAGATTCTCTCAGAAGCCTATGCCGAGAGTGAGAAGATCAAGGGTATTGCTGATGCTGAGGCTGCAAAGGTCTATGCAGAATCCTACGAAGTAGATCCCGAGTTCTTTGAATTATGGAGAACCTTGGAGTCATACCGCAAGACAGTGCCTGGTCTGGACAAGATCCTCAGCACTGACATGCAGTACTTTGACATGATTTATGGTAGAGATGCCCAAGAGTAA
- the hflK gene encoding FtsH protease activity modulator HflK produces the protein MDTMQQPPRPARKVKNISPKLVIWIIVAVVLIMLVLSSFFVVDQTEQAVVLRLGKYNRTVGPGLQTKIPLGIETSYNVPTQVVQTMTFGYRSNSSTSPLFGNSDYTTESLMLTGDLNIIDVQWIIQYKIENPVNWMFKVESRETTLRDISQSVMNKLVGDLPILSVMTSERTRIEIEAQNNMQKIFDAYELGVRVVTVKLQNIVPPVGEVQDAFEDVNKAIQDMNRLINEGKQNYNKVIPSARGEANKLIQQAQGYAAERVNQAEGDVARFNSVREVYEQSQTITRTRLYIETMEAVINPTESGSVTLVDKNLSNFLPVQMIEGGTK, from the coding sequence ATGGATACCATGCAGCAACCACCGAGGCCTGCGCGCAAAGTAAAGAACATCAGCCCCAAGCTGGTGATCTGGATTATTGTCGCCGTCGTCCTCATCATGCTGGTTCTTAGCAGTTTCTTTGTTGTCGACCAAACCGAACAAGCGGTTGTCCTGCGCTTAGGAAAATACAACCGAACAGTAGGCCCTGGATTGCAGACCAAGATCCCACTAGGAATCGAGACCAGTTACAATGTCCCAACTCAAGTCGTTCAGACGATGACATTTGGATATCGCTCAAACAGTTCTACTTCCCCACTATTTGGAAACAGCGACTACACCACTGAATCACTCATGCTGACGGGTGACCTGAACATCATCGATGTACAGTGGATCATTCAATACAAAATTGAAAACCCTGTGAACTGGATGTTCAAGGTTGAGTCCAGGGAAACAACACTGCGAGATATCAGCCAGAGTGTCATGAACAAGCTGGTGGGAGATCTTCCCATCCTCTCTGTCATGACCAGTGAACGTACCCGAATCGAGATCGAAGCACAGAACAATATGCAGAAAATCTTTGATGCCTATGAATTGGGAGTCCGTGTTGTTACCGTCAAGCTACAGAACATCGTACCACCGGTCGGAGAAGTCCAGGATGCTTTTGAGGATGTCAACAAGGCAATCCAGGATATGAACCGCTTGATCAACGAAGGAAAACAGAACTACAACAAGGTTATTCCTTCAGCCCGAGGTGAGGCAAACAAGCTCATCCAGCAAGCACAAGGATATGCAGCTGAACGTGTCAACCAAGCCGAAGGTGACGTGGCACGATTCAACAGCGTCCGAGAGGTCTATGAACAGTCACAGACCATTACTCGAACTCGATTGTACATTGAGACAATGGAGGCAGTCATCAATCCCACCGAAAGTGGATCGGTTACCCTGGTCGACAAGAACCTGAGCAACTTCCTTCCGGTGCAGATGATTGAAGGGGGTACAAAATGA
- the metG gene encoding methionine--tRNA ligase: MKKRLVTSALPYVNNIPHLGNLTQVLSADVFARFCRLKGYETLYICGTDEYGTATETRALKEGVSPRELCDHYHAIHRDIYAWFNIDFDYFGRTSTEAQTEIVQDIFKRMDKAGYVSEHELEQLYCPKCERFLADRFVEGTCPHCHSEGARGDQCDSCQTLLDPIDLIEPHCGVCGTTPIVKKTKHLYINLPKALPMLEAWMEKTSKDGFWANNAIQVTKSWIRDGLKERCITRDLKWGIPVPKPGYEGKVFYVWFDAPIGYVSISANATKDWKKWWFDADNTELFQFIGKDNIPFHTVIFPSCQLASGMDWTMLHHMSSTEYLNYEGGKFSKSLGIGIFGNDVQDTGIPADVWRFYMFYNRPEKSDVTFTWADFQEKVNGELIGNLSNLVNRTLTFVKRFYEDGDLFSAPIDTELHAQIVEREKKIDSFMERAEERDALRQIISLSSLGNKAFQDGEPWKMRKEQPEKAMSLLKTLVYLIRDLSVMVQPFMPETSLKMLSFLGAQNTNWNDLGNWEGIEGIGEVSLLFTKLEDSLIEQLRTRFSGSQEEREQKKTKELEKDMDQKEDQVSLAEQFASRVILKVAKITNVERHPRGDKLYILTLDVQEEEPRTIVSSIVPYYKEEELQDQNIVLVSNLKPANFRGEKSYGMLLAASDPDAEEHSTCEVLFAPQFEVGSVLTPEGFSPVEEKLSYVKADHFFSMPIYTESGVVKIDGKPIGKDGVALTAKKYLNGPVG, encoded by the coding sequence ATGAAAAAGAGACTAGTAACTTCTGCGCTCCCGTATGTGAACAATATTCCGCATTTAGGTAACCTTACCCAGGTCCTGAGTGCTGATGTTTTTGCCCGTTTCTGTCGATTGAAAGGGTATGAGACACTCTATATATGTGGTACTGATGAATATGGTACGGCAACTGAGACACGTGCTCTCAAGGAGGGTGTGAGCCCGAGGGAGTTGTGTGACCACTATCATGCCATACACCGTGACATCTATGCGTGGTTCAATATTGATTTTGATTATTTCGGAAGGACAAGTACAGAGGCCCAGACTGAAATTGTCCAGGATATCTTCAAGCGGATGGACAAGGCTGGGTATGTCAGTGAGCATGAGTTGGAGCAACTCTACTGCCCAAAGTGCGAGCGATTCCTTGCAGACCGTTTTGTTGAGGGAACCTGTCCCCACTGCCATTCAGAGGGTGCAAGAGGAGACCAGTGCGACAGTTGCCAGACCCTGCTTGATCCCATTGATTTGATCGAACCTCACTGTGGTGTCTGTGGTACCACCCCGATCGTCAAGAAGACTAAACACCTCTACATCAACCTACCAAAAGCTCTTCCTATGCTGGAAGCTTGGATGGAGAAGACCAGTAAGGATGGTTTCTGGGCAAATAATGCCATACAGGTGACCAAGTCCTGGATTCGCGATGGTCTGAAAGAACGCTGTATTACCCGCGACCTGAAGTGGGGGATTCCTGTCCCCAAACCGGGATATGAAGGCAAGGTGTTCTATGTCTGGTTTGATGCTCCCATCGGGTATGTCTCCATATCAGCCAATGCTACCAAGGATTGGAAGAAGTGGTGGTTCGATGCGGACAATACCGAGCTATTCCAGTTCATCGGGAAGGACAATATTCCTTTTCATACCGTCATTTTTCCTTCCTGCCAGCTGGCAAGTGGGATGGATTGGACCATGCTCCATCATATGAGCAGTACTGAATACCTTAATTATGAGGGTGGAAAGTTCAGCAAGAGTCTTGGGATTGGCATATTTGGGAACGATGTCCAGGATACGGGAATCCCTGCTGATGTGTGGCGGTTCTACATGTTCTACAACCGACCGGAGAAAAGTGATGTTACCTTCACCTGGGCTGATTTCCAGGAGAAAGTCAATGGGGAGCTCATCGGCAACCTTTCCAACCTGGTCAACCGGACCCTGACATTTGTGAAACGGTTCTATGAAGACGGAGATCTTTTCTCAGCGCCCATCGATACTGAGTTGCATGCCCAGATTGTAGAACGTGAGAAAAAAATCGATTCATTCATGGAGCGTGCTGAGGAGCGTGATGCACTCAGGCAGATCATCAGCCTCTCCTCATTGGGAAATAAGGCATTCCAGGATGGCGAACCTTGGAAGATGCGCAAGGAACAACCAGAGAAAGCGATGAGCCTGCTCAAGACCCTCGTCTATCTGATTCGTGACCTATCGGTGATGGTACAGCCGTTCATGCCGGAGACCTCACTGAAAATGCTTTCCTTCCTTGGTGCCCAGAATACCAACTGGAATGATCTTGGCAACTGGGAAGGAATAGAGGGGATTGGCGAGGTTTCCCTGCTCTTCACCAAGCTTGAGGATTCGCTGATTGAGCAGTTGCGTACTCGGTTCAGCGGCTCCCAGGAAGAGCGAGAACAGAAGAAAACCAAAGAATTGGAGAAAGATATGGATCAGAAAGAGGACCAGGTAAGCCTGGCTGAACAGTTTGCGAGTCGAGTGATTCTCAAGGTCGCAAAGATTACCAATGTGGAGAGACACCCTCGTGGTGATAAACTCTATATACTTACCCTTGATGTACAGGAAGAGGAACCAAGGACTATTGTCAGTTCCATCGTGCCTTATTACAAGGAAGAGGAGTTGCAGGACCAGAACATTGTCCTGGTAAGCAATCTCAAACCGGCAAATTTCCGTGGAGAGAAAAGCTACGGTATGCTGCTTGCAGCCAGTGATCCCGATGCTGAGGAACACTCCACCTGTGAAGTACTCTTTGCACCCCAGTTTGAAGTGGGAAGTGTGCTTACCCCAGAGGGATTTTCTCCGGTTGAGGAAAAACTTTCATATGTGAAGGCTGATCACTTCTTCTCCATGCCGATCTATACTGAGTCTGGTGTGGTGAAGATTGATGGGAAGCCGATTGGAAAAGACGGGGTAGCCCTTACTGCAAAAAAATACTTGAATGGCCCGGTAGGTTGA
- a CDS encoding peptidoglycan bridge formation glycyltransferase FemA/FemB family protein, protein MSMHIQRIATSDLSPSSTVFQSNYWAEVKQHSGWKSYAFSVEMESSAFTLLVLVKRMAPFCSLAYIPFGPPLSSLKLSQVGVFLEDLAKQIRKLLPKGVFALRYDLPFEEVNDQNVMTFETKRLRTLEQSVQPEGTVRIDLRWGNHAVTLGYRERAKRALRKADQAFQVRVHDGDEASFLAWYDVYLETARRDGFSPRSKKYLRSLMMLSPDESMFTSQLLLAYEGKKIVGGIIVLFSPSEALYLYGASLRFDGISCSYILQDFAIRMACERKCDVYDLYGIPGPKGRASHLAGLEIFKRSFGGQPYYRSPSTDYLYNRLAWHCYMFFETIRFRSRRSIKSQAEALPSS, encoded by the coding sequence ATGAGCATGCATATCCAGAGAATAGCAACCAGTGATCTTTCACCGAGCAGTACAGTGTTCCAAAGCAACTACTGGGCTGAGGTGAAACAGCACTCCGGGTGGAAGAGCTATGCATTCTCAGTTGAGATGGAGAGCTCAGCTTTTACACTGCTTGTGCTCGTAAAACGGATGGCTCCTTTCTGTTCTCTCGCATACATCCCCTTTGGACCTCCTCTTTCCTCTCTGAAGCTCAGTCAAGTGGGTGTATTCTTGGAGGATTTGGCCAAACAGATACGGAAACTTCTTCCAAAAGGTGTGTTTGCACTCCGCTATGACCTACCATTTGAAGAGGTGAATGATCAGAATGTCATGACCTTTGAGACAAAAAGGCTCAGGACATTGGAGCAGAGTGTGCAACCTGAAGGTACTGTCAGGATAGACCTCAGGTGGGGGAATCATGCCGTAACACTGGGGTACCGGGAGAGGGCCAAGCGTGCACTCAGAAAAGCAGACCAAGCTTTCCAGGTGCGGGTGCATGATGGGGACGAGGCATCCTTTCTTGCTTGGTATGATGTGTATTTGGAAACTGCACGAAGGGATGGGTTCAGTCCTAGGTCAAAAAAATATCTTCGCTCTTTGATGATGCTTTCCCCTGATGAGAGTATGTTCACCTCTCAGCTTTTGTTGGCTTATGAAGGTAAGAAAATTGTCGGGGGGATCATCGTACTGTTCAGTCCATCTGAAGCACTCTATCTTTATGGGGCTTCCTTGCGCTTTGACGGCATTTCCTGTTCCTATATATTGCAGGATTTTGCGATCAGGATGGCTTGTGAGAGAAAGTGTGATGTCTATGACTTGTATGGAATCCCCGGGCCTAAGGGGAGGGCGAGCCATCTTGCCGGATTGGAGATATTCAAACGCTCATTTGGAGGACAACCGTATTACCGCTCTCCTTCAACCGATTATCTCTACAATCGGCTAGCCTGGCATTGTTACATGTTCTTTGAAACGATACGGTTTCGCTCAAGAAGGAGTATCAAGAGCCAAGCAGAAGCCCTACCAAGTTCTTGA
- a CDS encoding Mur ligase family protein: MKVLIFGLGMHGGGFAAASYFLDHGDEVRITDLKGTSDLGYEMEDLNQRGALCISGPHRAEDFLWADIVVKNPAIPPNHPMLRYARMVVNDFAWLFSSPWCEQVKIIGITGTKGKTTTSAAVAHVLQEYGYEAMQCGNMGISGFSILREWERRNEQGRALPEFLVCEFSSWQIRDTVQAMHGQLPMMELCALTNFYPDHLNSYESIERYLEDKLQLFTRNIKMAVIPDVMLGRIRTQTHLDKRHIRGIDRASAKVLEEQPHLRSAYAILLALGFKYKSILKALQSFQGVPHRIEQLGMLGNILFVNDSAATIPEAVHFSYAKFRTMAVHLICGGTDKNLKAEGMLEELLHASSLSLLDGSFTRGKLIPLLEKHHIPYYGPFKSMGDALQQSYEMARVKEQELPNLVQAILLSPGSASFELFANEFDRGNQFKNLVGLLLGS; encoded by the coding sequence ATGAAGGTACTTATCTTCGGCCTTGGAATGCATGGTGGCGGTTTTGCAGCAGCCTCATACTTCCTCGACCATGGAGATGAAGTAAGAATTACAGATCTGAAGGGAACCAGTGATCTCGGTTATGAGATGGAAGATCTCAACCAACGAGGGGCACTGTGCATCTCCGGGCCACATCGAGCAGAAGATTTTCTGTGGGCTGACATTGTCGTCAAAAACCCAGCCATTCCCCCAAACCACCCCATGCTCAGATATGCTCGCATGGTAGTCAATGACTTTGCCTGGCTGTTCAGCTCCCCTTGGTGTGAACAGGTAAAGATCATAGGCATCACAGGAACCAAAGGAAAAACCACAACCAGTGCAGCTGTTGCCCATGTACTGCAGGAGTATGGGTATGAGGCAATGCAGTGTGGAAATATGGGGATCAGCGGATTCAGTATACTCAGAGAGTGGGAAAGACGGAACGAGCAAGGAAGAGCACTTCCCGAATTCCTTGTTTGCGAATTCTCATCTTGGCAAATTCGGGACACGGTACAGGCAATGCACGGACAGCTACCGATGATGGAGCTCTGTGCACTTACCAACTTCTATCCTGATCATCTGAACTCCTATGAATCCATAGAGCGCTATCTTGAGGATAAACTGCAACTGTTCACCAGAAACATCAAAATGGCGGTCATCCCTGATGTGATGCTGGGCAGGATAAGAACCCAGACCCACTTGGACAAACGACATATCCGTGGAATTGACAGAGCAAGCGCCAAGGTACTTGAGGAACAACCACATCTCAGGAGTGCCTATGCCATTCTGCTTGCATTGGGATTCAAATATAAAAGTATTCTTAAGGCCCTGCAGAGTTTCCAAGGAGTTCCTCACCGAATCGAACAATTGGGTATGCTTGGCAATATCCTGTTTGTCAATGACAGTGCAGCAACAATTCCCGAGGCAGTGCACTTCTCCTATGCTAAGTTCAGAACCATGGCCGTACACCTGATCTGCGGCGGTACAGACAAGAATCTCAAAGCTGAAGGAATGCTCGAGGAACTACTGCATGCAAGCAGTCTCTCCCTGCTCGATGGAAGTTTTACCAGAGGCAAGCTTATTCCTCTGCTTGAGAAGCACCATATCCCATATTACGGTCCCTTCAAGTCAATGGGAGATGCCCTCCAGCAGAGTTATGAGATGGCCCGAGTGAAGGAACAGGAGTTGCCGAATCTGGTACAGGCAATTCTTCTCTCACCTGGGAGTGCTTCCTTCGAATTGTTCGCCAATGAGTTCGACCGTGGAAACCAGTTCAAGAACTTGGTAGGGCTTCTGCTTGGCTCTTGA
- the rpsF gene encoding 30S ribosomal protein S6: MRNYEFTVIFNANEDNTQAGLEFVTSTFAAADVEITKQDDMGVKYMAYDIKKQEKGHYVYFEMKADPSSILGFEQKFLLNPNILKFLFVNPEK, encoded by the coding sequence ATGAGAAATTATGAGTTCACTGTTATTTTCAATGCAAACGAAGATAACACACAGGCTGGTTTGGAATTCGTGACCAGCACATTTGCAGCTGCTGACGTAGAAATTACCAAGCAGGATGACATGGGCGTCAAATATATGGCCTATGATATCAAGAAGCAGGAAAAGGGACACTATGTCTACTTCGAAATGAAGGCAGACCCCAGTAGCATCCTTGGCTTCGAGCAAAAGTTCTTGTTGAACCCGAACATCTTGAAGTTCTTGTTCGTAAACCCTGAGAAGTAA
- the ssb gene encoding single-stranded DNA-binding protein, giving the protein MANDLNVVALVGRLTRDSELRYSNGGMAICRFSIAVNRRKRSGDNKWEDEANFFDCAMFGKSAESLNQYLEKGRQVSIIGELRQNRWEQDGQSRSRVEIAVNSLQLLSSPGSTDGRNTSRQSEQPQMRNQGSYGSRPAPQAPASPLDIGGPEQFDDDQIPF; this is encoded by the coding sequence ATGGCAAATGACCTGAATGTAGTCGCATTGGTGGGCCGTCTTACCAGAGATAGCGAGCTTCGCTATTCAAATGGTGGTATGGCAATCTGTCGTTTTTCCATAGCAGTCAACCGGAGAAAGAGGTCGGGTGACAATAAATGGGAGGACGAAGCCAACTTTTTCGACTGCGCGATGTTTGGCAAGAGTGCCGAATCCCTCAACCAATATCTGGAGAAGGGAAGGCAGGTTTCCATTATCGGTGAGCTTAGGCAGAACCGATGGGAACAAGACGGCCAAAGTCGGAGTCGGGTTGAGATTGCCGTGAATTCGTTGCAGCTCCTCTCGAGTCCCGGTTCTACAGATGGTAGAAACACCTCTCGTCAGAGTGAACAACCACAGATGAGAAACCAGGGGTCATACGGGTCACGACCTGCTCCCCAGGCTCCCGCCTCTCCCTTGGATATCGGCGGTCCTGAGCAGTTTGACGATGACCAGATCCCATTCTAA
- the rpsR gene encoding 30S ribosomal protein S18 — MRDDDNDSMNNDGRNGRDRRGGGRKPSFRKKVCKFCTQNLTPDYKNPDMLRRYITERGKILPARITGCCAKHQRAVTTEIKKARVLAYLPFEKK; from the coding sequence ATGCGCGATGACGATAACGATTCCATGAATAATGACGGAAGAAACGGAAGAGATAGAAGAGGGGGCGGACGCAAACCCAGTTTCAGAAAGAAAGTTTGCAAGTTCTGTACCCAGAACCTTACTCCCGATTACAAGAATCCTGATATGCTGCGACGCTACATAACCGAGCGTGGCAAGATTCTTCCTGCCCGTATCACCGGTTGCTGTGCAAAGCACCAGAGGGCTGTTACTACTGAGATCAAGAAGGCACGTGTACTTGCGTACCTTCCGTTTGAGAAGAAGTAA
- a CDS encoding DUF2232 domain-containing protein, whose translation MNQPDTKMLKQVLFLTVVSYALSRLLIGNLLFTIPLMVLAPKFSSRKEALFPVGLVAALLVITEFFRAEGALSSPEGRLLLVIGMFIPIVLLVASAVWIALDDRRTFYRYLASSMFGIVASVVVVIWFTRPNEALQRVDSAMFETFRTLLGGTTGGTQPSLETPGVALEGLYRMSVMAIGAMLAPLCMVLVGFTSFMAMSYQARFDGSFNVRVSRWKVPEVTLWVFLGSWTLVLLLILAKATYLYRALALQAALASSVLYAVQGMAIVVHVVLRKGIAVNTTRLFSTLFLLAFLIPGVNVLVVFVLPLLGVTETWIMYRRNE comes from the coding sequence ATGAACCAGCCAGATACAAAGATGTTGAAACAGGTGTTGTTCCTGACAGTGGTAAGCTATGCGCTCTCTCGCTTGTTGATCGGAAACCTGCTCTTCACCATCCCTCTGATGGTTCTCGCACCGAAGTTTTCCAGTCGTAAGGAAGCGTTATTTCCTGTTGGCTTGGTAGCTGCCTTGTTGGTGATTACTGAGTTTTTCAGGGCAGAAGGGGCCTTAAGTAGCCCCGAAGGACGCCTGTTGCTTGTGATTGGAATGTTCATCCCGATTGTGCTCTTGGTAGCCAGTGCAGTATGGATTGCTCTGGATGACAGGCGTACATTCTACCGCTATCTGGCATCATCCATGTTTGGGATTGTTGCTTCGGTTGTGGTGGTTATTTGGTTTACAAGACCTAACGAGGCGCTCCAGAGGGTAGACTCAGCAATGTTTGAGACCTTTCGCACGCTCCTCGGAGGGACAACTGGTGGAACACAACCATCCCTTGAAACACCTGGTGTTGCATTGGAAGGTTTGTACCGGATGTCGGTAATGGCAATAGGGGCCATGTTGGCTCCGCTCTGTATGGTATTGGTTGGGTTCACGTCTTTTATGGCAATGAGCTACCAAGCCCGTTTCGATGGTTCTTTCAATGTACGGGTTTCCCGTTGGAAGGTACCGGAAGTCACCCTCTGGGTGTTTCTCGGTTCCTGGACACTGGTCCTACTGTTGATCCTGGCAAAAGCAACCTACCTGTATAGGGCACTTGCTTTGCAAGCAGCACTGGCAAGTAGTGTGCTGTATGCAGTACAAGGAATGGCGATTGTAGTACATGTAGTATTGCGAAAAGGCATTGCTGTAAATACGACCCGCTTGTTCTCCACACTGTTCCTCTTGGCGTTCTTGATACCTGGGGTGAATGTACTGGTTGTCTTTGTTCTTCCCTTGTTAGGGGTAACGGAGACTTGGATTATGTATAGACGTAATGAGTAA